Genomic segment of Malania oleifera isolate guangnan ecotype guangnan chromosome 7, ASM2987363v1, whole genome shotgun sequence:
cggtatcttcttgtcaatgaatcttgtcttcgttgacgaggtcctcttataccctcgtcgacgaatcccctgtgttctttgacgaggccctgataatttttccttcctctttatttaaataccattattattcgggttgtcacaggcTTCCCAAATCCTTTTATACTCGattttgccacgtggcctcatcgacgagttgagaggattcgttgacgagtcattGAAGGAACCGAAAAGGAAATTCCTTCATTGATGAgtcttaaaatctgaaatttgctcattcgagatcttctcgtcgatgaggaactgaacttcgtcgacgatctttggtagaacactcgtcgatgaggacatgtaactcgtcgacgaggtttgcTGTTCCCTTcttccaaaattttcccttttcccctttattccttatttattcattctatctatcattttcctaattacttaatcattaaaattttccgaGTTGTTACAGTATAAGCTAGTATAGGAAATGTGGGTGATCTCAAAGATATTCTCACTTAATAAGATTCTGCAAGGAAATGAGTATATGTGAACTATATAGGCTTGAGTGGGGAaaggaattttagagagaaatttttttaatctAATCTCTAATCTCcctctaatttttgcaaatgaaggcatatatatagtcTTCACTAATATATGACCGTTAGGATATAGAgagaataattaaaaatattttaaacaagtttaacccaaaataaccctgttttaccctTAATAACCCGTGGTAAAAATAGGCCAACTCGAGactttcggtcgactatatttttaGTTTGGTTGACTAAatttataagttcggtcgaccgagccacttttgTACTAAAGAATACAGTCAACTGAATCAGGGCGATTTCGGAACCCTTTGAGGTTCAGTCGGTTGTATCCGAGTTCTGTCTGCTAATCAACCAGTTCAGTCGACTCAACTAAAATTGAACCAAAAGTTCGGTCGGCTGAACCGTTGGGTGTTAGACACGAGcgaattcggtcgactgaggaagacATGTTCAAAaagatatagtcgaccgaaccatgtcaacaagttgacttttggTCAATTCGATCGACTGAGGCTTTTTTAACACGTTGAATTTGGTTGACTGAAACCCTTTCATACTTAAGATTTAGATCCTATTTTTTGAGTATGGTTACGTTCATGGACTTAGGGTCGGTCTACAGTTTAGGTTTTTTAAATTAGCTTAAAAACTTGGTGTTGGTCGACCTTCGATCGACTgaagtcttttctatggtcattgatttctctatggtcatttgagcttatattCTTactatgcatgtcatgcattaattattacagaccttggattattattacagacccaaaatgaaaaGATgcaatacaatacaacttgaaataaaTAGAAACTTCATGCTCTACTCCTCTGTAATTTCATGGAATTGCACCGaatgatgtgctcgtttaagtgcttcttggcttccatttctcatctgtcatccatgcttagaaaagtaaatatgttcagacacttagcacatagatgagatactatggtttgttataatcaaaacagaagacggactcaaaaagtcaacaaagggaGCTTAGGGTTTTCTTAAAAGGGGGCGCAGAGGTCTTCTTGGTGAGGGAGGCGGgactgaagaaaaaaaaaaacacacgcaCAAGGGCTGGCTGCacacaacaaaagaaaaaaagaagaagaggaaggctTGCTTTTTAGTTTTTTAAGGGCGGCGTTGGAGGAGAAGAAGGAACACGGGCAGTAGTTCTTGGTGTTTTCTTCATAGTAAGGGACAACAGTTTTTGGTGTTTTTCTTGAAGCATGAACGCAGCAGGCTTCGGCTGGGACTGTGTGTTGATTTCTCTTCCATTCCcatgagaaaagaaaatatggtgaattcGTTTATGCGGGATTTTATTTTCAACATGAACTAATTTTCTTATTTCTAGGAAAACAATGTAATTTGGTTTCAAACTATACTTGCTTGTCTATGctaatttgaaataatttttttccatgtttgtttgatttattctAAACGTATTGCTTCTGATTAACTAGCCATTAATTAGATGATTTTGATCCTATGATTTGCTATCGAAAGAGGGAATTATATGATAGATCTTGGATATTTCGGTATAGCTAAATATAAACATCGAGAGACttaggagaaatttttttttctaaatacccaattcacctttctcttgggaatacaccaattccatcaCGTTTTTTAAGGACTTTGACACATTTTTTTGTGCTTACGGGCTTTCTTAGTTAATCCAAATATTTTTTAGCTTTATTCTTATAAATTGGTTCCATATTTTGTCGTAGAGGAGCTTTCACGGTGCGAAGATGCGCGCTTtagaaaatattcaaatatttgtTCACTTGCATTTACCTTGATCACTTGATTACAAGGTTCATCTTTTGTCATTGATTTTGATACCTCCAAAGGTTCTGGTATGTAAttctttattgattgagctgagTTGCTTTTAAATCTAAGTTTATTGCATTGGTGTAATTTTATTAATACTTACGGTTTGATGCATTAATACATTAAAGTCGTTTGATTTTATAGTGTAAATTCAATTGAGAAGTTGGTCCCGCTGCAAGTTTGTTATTAATATTGGTCAAATTGCTCATGTATGTTTGTCaagccttttttatttttaataacttTAGTCCTATATGTATCCTTTAATGTGTCTTCAAGCCTAGTTTAGAGTTTTTCAACCCGACTAATGATGGGATGATAGGGAAGTTTCCACCTTATGGTGTCCTTTCCCTTCTCAACCCTAGGTAAGGGACAAATGCTCTCCTTAAAGTGCATTTGGGTGAATGGGAGTTGGTGTTTGCACCACAGAACCAAGAAGCTAGGgaaacttgaatttttttttgtgtaaaaaaaaaaaaagaactctcCTTTTTCAAAAAGATCCTTCAAATTGATTCTTTCTTCTTACAGTGATGATGAGTTTAGCCATTTTTAAAAAACTCTTCCTTCTTTGTCAAAGCATCTTTCCTCAAAATGAAACTCTCCTCTTTTCAAAAATGTCATAATGTCTTTTACAAATTATGATATACTTAGGCAAAGATACTTTATGCAATTAAAGCAATTGAAACTTGATTCAAGACTTCAATTAAGAGTTGACTCAATCAACATTAAAATCGTGGTTGTTAATTAGGAAATTTCAAGACTTCAATTAAATGTTGACTCAATGAGTATTAAAACTCTGATTATCAATTAGGGATTTTTAAATAATCCATTAAGAattgacattaaaaaaaaaaaaaaaaactgattgtCAATTATGAATCTTTAACCCTATTAGCATCAAAACCTTTAATTTTCATTATGGACTAGGACCATAATTTCcattaattcaaaattcaatcaatAGTTTCATCCACTTCATTGAGTCTtgattgatattatatatttggATATTGACTTTCTTTCTATTCCTTTATTCTTAGAAggacacattttttttttttaacaaaatctcaactttattaataaccctcacttatggtgcaGGAAAACCATAGTTACAACACATGCGATAAGAGATTTATAAAACATCAAGCAAAACCAATCTAGGCAACAAAACCAAAACAATCCTAACAAAACCCGTATAAAACAAGCTAAACAAGATCATATGGATCAAAACAAAACGAacacaaacaataaaaaaaaatgcctaTAAAATGAAGACAAATACCTGCAAAACAAAACCTGAGGAAAACATAGGAGAATCAAATGATGACATTTAAAAGTGAAggcttggaatactcatcttattCATTCAAATTAGACCTCTCATTTGACTTGACATCACATCACATACAAAATATTTCCTCGTGTTGCCTCCCTCGCCTTGACAAGTCAAGTAATCTGCCACCTGATTACCTTCTCAAAATTGGTGTTTTACAGAGAACCGAATGCCTTTTAACTCCTCCTCTAATAATTTCTAGAAGTCCCATTAGTAAGATACACGCATACATAGTAGTAACTACTTTTAAAATAGGTATTGGTAAGGTGCGGGTGGACTAATCTCTCTTGAAATGACTAATCTACCACCTTCCCAATACATAAATGTATTCTCAACCCTCGTCTTCCATGTCATAAACAATTAgaattttttcctctttttttcctaataataataataataataataataaagatgacAACTCattgttaatttttatattttctggATTCTTAAAGATATTTTGAGAGGTAAGATGGGCTTCcttttatttcatatattctcATTCCTTTCCTTTCAACTGCTGCAAAATCAAAATAACTTGCTGGCGCACTCTTCAAAGGGTTCCCCGTTTCTCGACGAGGAAGAGAAAGAAGATGCCAGCTGCCGGAGCTCCGACACGCTCCTCCCCAGCTGCACGGCCACCTTCATCTCAAACACCTCTCCATTCTCCCTCCTCCCCACGTCTCCCTCGTTAACATTCCACTCTATCATCTCCTCCATCAGCCTAAAGAACCCGGCCGTGCTCCGGTACAACTCAAACACCATCCCCACTTGCCCCCCGTGCTCCACCGCGTTCACCGCGCTCGCCAAAGCTCCGGCCACCACCCCCAAAGGAGACGCCAAAGCAGACCCAAACGTCGCAACGCCGGTCAGCACAGGCCCCGAAATGGCCAACACCTTGTGAAGTAGAAGCGCTCTTGAACCCAACACCATGTAATCTGCGCTGTCCTTAGTTTTCAAAACCTCAAGAACCGCTTTCATTTCCTCTTCCAACTCTTCACTCCAACCGTTTTTGTCCACTTTCGTTTCATTTTTGTTAAGGTTTTGCCGGTGCGGCGGCCACCACACCGCCGGTTCCATAGTTTTCGGGAACTTTTCAAGCATTGCTCCGAGAAGGGGAAGAGGGTACGCCCTGTCGATGGCCAGAACTCTCTCCACCACGTCCTCCAAGTCCGCGGCGGTGGGAGCGCGAAGCAACACCA
This window contains:
- the LOC131160901 gene encoding probable F-box protein At4g22030: MANHRALITFWSSPACSFGLHHGREILLRPTAYMANRLLLQRRQKAAISTANHVGKKPDRSLSKISATLISTKTGVNDSDTVVISKLCAVMEAVADRVESHKNIGEQRDNWNYLLLTSINALTLTATTILGIASSGATGPPLVALRSSSTLMFAAALGLLAVMNAIQPSQLAEEQRNAARLLTHLHRQILTMVLLRAPTAADLEDVVERVLAIDRAYPLPLLGAMLEKFPKTMEPAVWWPPHRQNLNKNETKVDKNGWSEELEEEMKAVLEVLKTKDSADYMVLGSRALLLHKVLAISGPVLTGVATFGSALASPLGVVAGALASAVNAVEHGGQVGMVFELYRSTAGFFRLMEEMIEWNVNEGDVGRRENGEVFEMKVAVQLGRSVSELRQLASSFSSSSRNGEPFEECASKLF